A part of Ptychodera flava strain L36383 chromosome 11, AS_Pfla_20210202, whole genome shotgun sequence genomic DNA contains:
- the LOC139144497 gene encoding uncharacterized protein, with translation MEAQHVLQLNDVKVKKRRPQFYVLAEIHGVAACSFVDTGSELTLLSPDVYNSIPASWKPTLLPPTISSLQADGKTPLPVHGEADFQIKVGPNKTTIRVVVAEISEGVILGNDYILAAPAEIRTHSLTMGFHEGNVPLLDRTGRHLCARVVVAETMAVKAGHEMVIPGHLSRPIGVNPMALVEPTKRNPLSAEGVLVGRVLVDVTNNTVPVRVMNVGETTHIMQKGTTIALASGVDSEVTPHQRPVETSQPETGKPTTPVPDHLQALWEESVNELGTECGEKIAQFLSKWEDIFSKDKLDFGRTSLTKHHIETGNHQPIRQQPRRQSPWSREETRRLVHDMLEKDVIEKSNSPWAAPVVLVKKRDGSTRFCVDYRHLNDITVKDAYAIPRIEDSINALAGAKWFSTLDLTSGYWQVELDGDAQEKSAFTHLEWAIPMESHAIWFMQCPSHFPETDGVCIIRITMGNPPVVS, from the coding sequence ATGGAAGCCCAGCATGTGTTGCAGTTGAATGACGTGAAAGTAAAGAAAAGACGGCCGCAGTTTTACGTTCTTGCTGAAATCCATGGTGTAGCTGCTTGTTCGTTTGTCGACACCGGATCGGAGTTGACCCTCCTGTCTCCTGATGTCTACAACTCAATACCAGCTTCATGGAAACCTACCCTCTTGCCACCTACAATCAGTTCATTGCAGGCTGATGGGAAAACACCTTTACCTGTGCATGGAGAGGCCGACTTCCAGATCAAAGTTGGGCCGAATAAAACAACAATTAGAGTTGTTGTGGCGGAGATCAGTGAGGGAGTAATACTTGGCAATGACTACATCCTGGCTGCACCTGCTGAGATCAGAACACATAGTCTAACTATGGGTTTCCATGAGGGGAATGTACCCCTACTTGACCGTACAGGTAGACACCTGTGCGCTCGAGTTGTGGTAGCAGAGACAATGGCTGTTAAAGCTGGACATGAGATGGTCATACCTGGACATCTGTCCCGACCTATCGGCGTGAACCCCATGGCCTTGGTTGAACCGACCAAGCGCAATCCACTGTCAGCCGAAGGTGTCCTGGTAGGACGCGTACTCGTTGATGTCACCAATAACACTGTTCCTGTTCGTGTTATGAATGTAGGCGAAACGACCCACATAATGCAGAAGGGGACCACCATAGCACTTGCTAGTGGTGTGGACAGTGAGGTCACGCCCCACCAACGACCTGTTGAGACCAGTCAACCTGAGACAGGTAAACCGACCACACCTGTACCTGACCACCTGCAGGCTTTATGGGAGGAGAGTGTCAATGAACTTGGCACAGAATGCGGAGAGAAAATTGCCCAGTTTCTATCGAAATGGGAGGATATTTTCTCAAAAGACAAGCTGGACTTTGGACGCACCAGTCTGACTAAACATCACATTGAGACCGGTAACCACCAACCCATCCGTCAGCAGCCCCGCCGACAATCACCATGGTCACGGGAGGAGACCAGACGTCTCGTACACGACATGTTGGAGAAAGATGTGATCGAAAAGTCCAACAGTCCTTGGGCAGCGCCGGTCGTTTTAGTCAAGAAACGAGACGGCAGCACACGTTTCTGCGTCGACTATCGCCACCTTAACGATATAACGGTGAAAGACGCATATGCCATACCCAGAATTGAAGACAGTATAAATGCGCTTGCTGGTGCTAAGTGGTTTAGCACGTTAGATCTAACAAGCGGTTACTGGCAAGTTGAGCTGGACGGTGATGCACAGGAGAAGTCTGCATTCACCCACCTGGAGTGGGCTATACCAATGGAAAGTCATGCCATTTGGTTTATGCAATGCCCCAGCCACTTTCCAGAGACTGATGGAGTCTGTATTATCAGGATTACAATGGGAAATCCTCCTGTTGTATCTTGA
- the LOC139144496 gene encoding uncharacterized protein — MLERLEIVFTRLRESGLKLKPSKCSLFQRKVDYLGHRVSAEGVETSPDKTDAVQNWPTPKNVHEVRSFLGLASYYRRFVQNFAAIARPMVQLTEKNRPFLWDDECDTAFETLKNRLVTHLSWHT, encoded by the coding sequence ATGTTGGAGAGACTTGAAATAGTATTTACACGTCTGAGGGAATCCGGCCTGAAATTGAAGCCGAGCAAGTGCAGTTTGTTCCAGCGAAAGGTAGACTACCTTGGGCATAGAGTATCAGCAGAAGGAGTCGAGACCAGCCCAGATAAAACCGATGCAGTGCAGAACTGGCCGACCCCTAAAAATGTCCATGAGGTGCGGAGTTTTCTTGGCCTGGCGTCTTACTACCGACGATTTGTGCAGAATTTTGCAGCTATTGCCAGACCCATGGTACAACTCACTGAAAAGAACCGGCCTTTCCTGTGGGATGATGAATGCGACACAGCATTTGAGACGCTGAAAAACAGACTTGTAACTCACCTGTCCTGGCATACCTGA